From a single Callithrix jacchus isolate 240 chromosome 5, calJac240_pri, whole genome shotgun sequence genomic region:
- the ARHGAP40 gene encoding rho GTPase-activating protein 40 isoform X2, producing MAEPAILSAAQMERLAPASLASPCPRIPRARIARRCAQRWADLGCSSGPSSGRMNQLPQKNPLRPRPAGSSRSRMSSAESSSMDSFWMEVERIQQRDELREEDSGGNEGQLPEEGEAESQWLQDTGLSGLLGGLGLDGDHQELLSTLTQTQVAAVCRRLDIYTRSLRRRQKAPVRDVRDVFGVFNSGKMSSENGDSSMKWAQLSSRASKSPPAAEPGGLLEQTGREEAFNMDSAYSEQAAVLLQRSGSSPGGASAWGKCSLPDMRKVPSLALIELTALCDVLGLDLKRSKAGKWKAAETRLFGISLDSLLEADHKVLPSTQVPLVLQALLSCLEKRGLDMEGILRVPGSQARVKGLEQKLERDFYTGLFSWDEVHHNDASDLLKRFIRKLPTPLLTAEYLPAFAMVPSIPDLKQRLQVLHLLILILPEHNRNALKALLEFLRKVVAREQHNKMTLWNVSTVMAPNLFLHQGRPPKLPKGMEKQLAEGAAEVVQIMVYYQDLLWTVASFLVAQVRKLNDSSSRRPQLCDAGLKTWLRRMHADKDKAGDGLEATLKVAKIQVVWPIKDPLKVPLTPSTKVAHVLRQFTEHLSPGSKGQEGSEDKDSLLLQSMESASILLYEIGGNINEHRLDPDAYLLDLYRANPHGEWVLKQSPT from the exons CTCTGGCCCCTCCTCGGGCCGAATGAATCAGCTTCCCCAGAAGAATCCCCTGCGACCACGCCCTGCTGGCTCTTCCCGCTCCCGGATGTCCTCAGCAGAGAGCTCCAGCATGGACAGCTTTTGGATGGAGGTGGAACGGATCCAACAGAGGGATGAGCTGAGGGAAGAGGACAGTGGCGGGAATGAAGGCCAGCTTCCAGAGG AAGGGGAAGCTGAATCCCAGTGGCTGCAGGACACAGGCCTGTCGGGCCTCCTTGGTGGCCTGGGCTTGGACGGTGATCACCAGGAGCTCCTGTCCACCCTGACACAGACCCAGGTGGCTGCTGTGTGCCGCCGGCTGGACATCTATACTCGCTCACTGCGAAGACGACAAAAGGCACCTGTCAGAGATGTCAGGGATGTCTTTGGGGTCTTCAATTCCGGG AAAATGTCATCAGAGAATGGGGACTCCAGTATGAAATGGGCCCAGCTCAGTTCCAGGGCCTCTAAATCTCCTCCAG CAGCAGAGCCTGGGGGGCTGCTGGAGCAGACTGGGAGGGAAGAAGCCTTCAACATGGACTCTGCCTACTCAGAACAAGCTGCGGTGCTCCTGCAGAGGAGCGGCTCATCACCGGGAGGTGCCTCTGCTTGGGGCAAGTGTTCCCTGCCG GATATGAGGAAGGTGCCTTCTCTGGCCCTCATAGAGCTGACCGCGCTGTGTGACGTCCTTGGCTTGGACCTGAAGAGGAGCAAGGCGGGGAAGTGGAAAGCAGCAG AAACTCGCCTCTTCGGCATATCCCTTGACAGCCTGCTGGAAGCTGACCACAAAGTCCTCCCCAGCACGCAGGTCCCGCTGGTCCTTCAAGCT cTGCTGTCCTGTTTGGAAAAGAGAGGACTGGACATGGAAGGCATTCTCAGGGTGCCCGGATCCCAGGCCAGGGTCAAG GGGCTAgaacagaagctggagagagaTTTCTACACTGGCCTTTTTAGCTGGGACGAGGTTCATCACAATGACGCCTCCGATTTGCTCAAAAGGTTCATCCGGAAGCTGCCGACGCCTTTGCTCACAGCTGAGTACCTCCCGGCCTTCGCCATGGTGCCCA GCATCCCCGACCTGAAGCAGCGCCTGCAGGTTCTTCACCTGCTCATCCTCATCCTCCCAGAACACAACAGAAATGCCTTGAAG GCACTGCTGGAATTCCTCAGGAAGGTGGTGGCCCGGGAACAGCACAACAAGATGACTCTGTGGAATGTCTCCACTGTGATGGCCCCTAACCTCTTTCTGCACCAAGGGCGGCCGCCCAAGCTCCCCAAAGGCATGGAGAAACAGCTGGCAGAGGGGGCAGCTGAGGTGGTGCAGATAATGGTGTACTACCAGGATCTGCTATGGACA GTCGCCTCTTTCCTGGTCGCCCAGGTGCGAAAACTGAACGACAGCAGCAGCAGGCGCCCCCAGCTCTGTGACGCAGGCCTCAAGACTTGGCTGAGGAGGATGCACGCAGACAAGGACAAGGCGGGGGACGGCCTCGAGGCG actCTCAAGGTGGCAAAGATCCAGGTGGTCTGGCCTATCAAGGACCCCTTGAAGGTGCCTCTCACCCCCAGCACCAAAGTGGCCCACGTCCTGAGGCAGTTCACAGAGCACCTCAGCCCTGGTTCCAAGGGTCAAGAAGGCAGTGAGGACAAGGACAGCCTCCTTCTACA GTCCATGGAGTCAGCCAGCATCCTCCTCTATGAAATTGGAGGGAATATCA ATGAGCATCGCCTGGACCCAGATGCCTACCTCTTAGATCTGTACCGTGCCAACCCGCACGGCGAGTGGGTCCTTAAACAGAGCCCCACCTAA
- the ARHGAP40 gene encoding rho GTPase-activating protein 40 isoform X1, translating to MAEPAILSAAQMERLAPASLASPCPRIPRARIARRCAQRWADLGCSSGPSSGRMNQLPQKNPLRPRPAGSSRSRMSSAESSSMDSFWMEVERIQQRDELREEDSGGNEGQLPEEGEAESQWLQDTGLSGLLGGLGLDGDHQELLSTLTQTQVAAVCRRLDIYTRSLRRRQKAPVRDVRDVFGVFNSGKMSSENGDSSMKWAQLSSRASKSPPAAEPGGLLEQTGREEAFNMDSAYSEQAAVLLQRSGSSPGGASAWGKCSLPKFTIPKGRLGVTRIGDLSLQDMRKVPSLALIELTALCDVLGLDLKRSKAGKWKAAETRLFGISLDSLLEADHKVLPSTQVPLVLQALLSCLEKRGLDMEGILRVPGSQARVKGLEQKLERDFYTGLFSWDEVHHNDASDLLKRFIRKLPTPLLTAEYLPAFAMVPSIPDLKQRLQVLHLLILILPEHNRNALKALLEFLRKVVAREQHNKMTLWNVSTVMAPNLFLHQGRPPKLPKGMEKQLAEGAAEVVQIMVYYQDLLWTVASFLVAQVRKLNDSSSRRPQLCDAGLKTWLRRMHADKDKAGDGLEATLKVAKIQVVWPIKDPLKVPLTPSTKVAHVLRQFTEHLSPGSKGQEGSEDKDSLLLQSMESASILLYEIGGNINEHRLDPDAYLLDLYRANPHGEWVLKQSPT from the exons CTCTGGCCCCTCCTCGGGCCGAATGAATCAGCTTCCCCAGAAGAATCCCCTGCGACCACGCCCTGCTGGCTCTTCCCGCTCCCGGATGTCCTCAGCAGAGAGCTCCAGCATGGACAGCTTTTGGATGGAGGTGGAACGGATCCAACAGAGGGATGAGCTGAGGGAAGAGGACAGTGGCGGGAATGAAGGCCAGCTTCCAGAGG AAGGGGAAGCTGAATCCCAGTGGCTGCAGGACACAGGCCTGTCGGGCCTCCTTGGTGGCCTGGGCTTGGACGGTGATCACCAGGAGCTCCTGTCCACCCTGACACAGACCCAGGTGGCTGCTGTGTGCCGCCGGCTGGACATCTATACTCGCTCACTGCGAAGACGACAAAAGGCACCTGTCAGAGATGTCAGGGATGTCTTTGGGGTCTTCAATTCCGGG AAAATGTCATCAGAGAATGGGGACTCCAGTATGAAATGGGCCCAGCTCAGTTCCAGGGCCTCTAAATCTCCTCCAG CAGCAGAGCCTGGGGGGCTGCTGGAGCAGACTGGGAGGGAAGAAGCCTTCAACATGGACTCTGCCTACTCAGAACAAGCTGCGGTGCTCCTGCAGAGGAGCGGCTCATCACCGGGAGGTGCCTCTGCTTGGGGCAAGTGTTCCCTGCCG AAGTTCACCATCCCCAAAGGCAGACTTGGTGTGACGAGGATAGGGGACTTGTCCCTGCAGGATATGAGGAAGGTGCCTTCTCTGGCCCTCATAGAGCTGACCGCGCTGTGTGACGTCCTTGGCTTGGACCTGAAGAGGAGCAAGGCGGGGAAGTGGAAAGCAGCAG AAACTCGCCTCTTCGGCATATCCCTTGACAGCCTGCTGGAAGCTGACCACAAAGTCCTCCCCAGCACGCAGGTCCCGCTGGTCCTTCAAGCT cTGCTGTCCTGTTTGGAAAAGAGAGGACTGGACATGGAAGGCATTCTCAGGGTGCCCGGATCCCAGGCCAGGGTCAAG GGGCTAgaacagaagctggagagagaTTTCTACACTGGCCTTTTTAGCTGGGACGAGGTTCATCACAATGACGCCTCCGATTTGCTCAAAAGGTTCATCCGGAAGCTGCCGACGCCTTTGCTCACAGCTGAGTACCTCCCGGCCTTCGCCATGGTGCCCA GCATCCCCGACCTGAAGCAGCGCCTGCAGGTTCTTCACCTGCTCATCCTCATCCTCCCAGAACACAACAGAAATGCCTTGAAG GCACTGCTGGAATTCCTCAGGAAGGTGGTGGCCCGGGAACAGCACAACAAGATGACTCTGTGGAATGTCTCCACTGTGATGGCCCCTAACCTCTTTCTGCACCAAGGGCGGCCGCCCAAGCTCCCCAAAGGCATGGAGAAACAGCTGGCAGAGGGGGCAGCTGAGGTGGTGCAGATAATGGTGTACTACCAGGATCTGCTATGGACA GTCGCCTCTTTCCTGGTCGCCCAGGTGCGAAAACTGAACGACAGCAGCAGCAGGCGCCCCCAGCTCTGTGACGCAGGCCTCAAGACTTGGCTGAGGAGGATGCACGCAGACAAGGACAAGGCGGGGGACGGCCTCGAGGCG actCTCAAGGTGGCAAAGATCCAGGTGGTCTGGCCTATCAAGGACCCCTTGAAGGTGCCTCTCACCCCCAGCACCAAAGTGGCCCACGTCCTGAGGCAGTTCACAGAGCACCTCAGCCCTGGTTCCAAGGGTCAAGAAGGCAGTGAGGACAAGGACAGCCTCCTTCTACA GTCCATGGAGTCAGCCAGCATCCTCCTCTATGAAATTGGAGGGAATATCA ATGAGCATCGCCTGGACCCAGATGCCTACCTCTTAGATCTGTACCGTGCCAACCCGCACGGCGAGTGGGTCCTTAAACAGAGCCCCACCTAA